In a genomic window of Streptomyces koelreuteriae:
- a CDS encoding FecCD family ABC transporter permease, which produces MTLRGPALGVGGALLLVVSVALAITIGPADIRVGDVWSVVASHLGIGSSDLTPIRDGIVWQLRLPRTLLAAVCGAGLAVCGAVMQSLLRNPLADPFVLGVSSGASTGAVVIVVLGVGGGVVSVSAGAFLGALVSFALVLLLSHTLGDTTDRVVLAGVAAMQLFSALTSFVVLTAADAETTRGVLFWLLGSLGGAGWTDVWLCFAVLAVALVVCLSYARTLDAFAFGQDAAAALGVSVARTRLVLLCVTALLTAALVSSAGAIGFVGLVLPHAARALAGPGHARLLPVTALAGAVFLVWVDTLARTVLDPQEVPVGVVTSLIGVPAFVAVLYRTRRVR; this is translated from the coding sequence GTGACCCTCCGCGGACCGGCGCTCGGTGTCGGGGGCGCCCTGCTGCTGGTGGTCTCCGTGGCCCTGGCGATCACCATCGGACCGGCCGACATCCGGGTCGGGGACGTGTGGTCCGTCGTCGCCTCCCACCTCGGGATCGGCAGCTCCGACCTGACGCCGATCCGGGACGGGATCGTCTGGCAGCTGCGGCTGCCGCGCACCCTGCTCGCGGCCGTGTGCGGGGCGGGACTCGCCGTGTGCGGAGCGGTGATGCAGTCGCTGCTGCGCAACCCGCTCGCCGACCCGTTCGTGCTCGGGGTGTCCTCCGGCGCCTCCACCGGCGCGGTCGTCATCGTCGTCCTGGGCGTGGGCGGCGGTGTCGTCTCGGTGTCCGCGGGCGCGTTCCTCGGCGCCCTGGTCTCCTTCGCGCTGGTCCTGCTGCTCAGCCACACCCTCGGCGACACCACCGACCGGGTCGTCCTCGCGGGCGTCGCCGCCATGCAGCTCTTCTCCGCGCTCACCTCCTTCGTCGTGCTGACCGCCGCCGACGCCGAGACGACCCGGGGCGTGCTGTTCTGGCTCCTCGGCTCGCTCGGCGGGGCCGGCTGGACCGATGTGTGGCTGTGCTTCGCCGTCCTGGCCGTGGCACTGGTGGTGTGCCTGTCGTACGCCCGTACCCTCGACGCCTTCGCCTTCGGACAGGACGCGGCCGCCGCGCTCGGGGTGTCCGTGGCCCGCACCCGCCTGGTGCTGCTGTGCGTCACCGCCCTGCTCACGGCCGCGCTGGTCAGCTCCGCCGGGGCGATCGGCTTCGTGGGGCTCGTCCTGCCGCACGCCGCCCGGGCGCTGGCCGGACCCGGGCACGCCCGGCTGCTGCCGGTCACTGCCCTCGCCGGTGCGGTGTTCCTGGTCTGGGTCGACACCCTGGCCCGTACGGTCCTGGATCCGCAGGAGGTACCGGTGGGGGTCGTGACCTCGCTGATCGGGGTGCCGGCGTTCGTGGCGGTGCTCTACCGGACGCGGAGGGTGCGATGA